One Euphorbia lathyris chromosome 1, ddEupLath1.1, whole genome shotgun sequence DNA segment encodes these proteins:
- the LOC136210888 gene encoding probable cinnamyl alcohol dehydrogenase 1 gives MSSEGEEGNCLGWAARDPSGILSPYKFNRRSVGGDDVSLKITHCGICYADVIWTRNMHGDSKYPVVPGHEIVGIVQEVGSNVGHFKVGDHVGVGTNVNSCRDCEYCNDRQEVNCIKVPVLTFNAIDVDGTITKGGYSSFIVVHERFCFKIPEGYPMASAAPLLCAGITVYNPMMRHGMNQPGKSLGVIGLGGLGHMAVKFGKAFGLKVTVISTSMSKKEEAIGLLGADNFVLSSDQEQMKAISKSLDFIVDTASGDHPFDPYMSLLKTAGILALVGFPSEVKFSPASLNLGMKTISGSITGGTKLIQEMLDFCAAKKIYPNIELVPIEYANEALERVTKRDVKFRFVIEIEKSLK, from the exons ATGAGTTCCGAGGGTGAAGAAGGAAACTGTCTCGGATGGGCAGCTAGAGATCCATCTGGAATTTTATCACCTTATAAGTTCAATCGCAg GTCTGTTGGTGGAGATGATGTTTCACTCAAAATTACACATTGTGGAATATGCTATGCTGATGTTATTTGGACTAGGAATATGCACGGAGATTCAAAGTATCCTGTGGTGCCAGG ACATGAGATTGTTGGAATTGTACAAGAAGTTGGTTCAAATGTTGGCCACTTCAAGGTTGGTGACCATGTTGGAGTAGGCACTAATGTTAACTCATGTAGAGATTGTGAGTATTGTAATGATAGGCAAGAAGTTAATTGCATAAAAGTGCCAGTTCTGACCTTTAATGCCATTGATGTCGATGGAACAATAACAAAAGGAGGATATTCTAGCTTCATTGTTGTCCATGAAAG GTTCTGCTTTAAGATACCAGAGGGTTATCCTATGGCCTCAGCAGCACCATTGCTTTGTGCTGGAATTACTGTGTACAATCCAATGATGAGACATGGGATGAATCAACCAGGTAAATCTCTAGGAGTGATAGGACTAGGTGGTCTTGGTCACATGGCAGTGAAGTTCGGGAAGGCCTTTGGACTCAAGGTTACTGTTATTAGCACAAGCATGTCCAAGAAAGAGGAAGCCATTGGTTTGCTTGGGGCGGACAATTTTGTTCTCTCATCTGACCAAGAACAGATGAAG GCTATTTCGAAATCGTTGGATTTCATAGTGGACACAGCATCTGGTGATCACCCATTTGATCCATACATGTCACTTTTGAAAACTGCTGGGATTCTTGCCCTTGTAGGGTTCCCAAGTGAAGTCAAATTCAGCCCAGCAAGTCTTAATTTGG GTATGAAAACTATATCTGGTAGCATCACAGGCGGAACGAAACTGATACAAGAAATGCTAGATTTCTGTGCTGCTAAAAAAATTTACCCAAATATAGAGCTGGTTCCTATTGAGTATGCAAATGAAGCTCTTGAAAGGGTAACAAAAAGGGATGTGAAGTTCCGGTTCGTGATAGAGATTGAGAAGTCATTGAAGTGA